The sequence TATCATGAACGGTGGCAATAAAACCCAAAGACCcatgatgtcacgacccgactagggccatgacgggtacctggggctaaccaccaagcaccactcattctattacttatcctgccttcattcatatttctcatcattcataatcatagaaaatgactttcatttaaaacatatttactttataaacatcagccctttaggctattaaaataataatgtacatacgtGCGTATACGTATGAGGggcttgtgagaccatactacccacacatacgtatctataagcctctactagagtactagacatatggacgggacaggaccccggcgtgcccaaaatacatatacacaaaacgATAAGcgatggcacctccggaataatagagtgctctcaaggtctgctgatagctcctatgaattcgggtcgcctccctgtctacctgtgggcatgaacacagcgtccaaagaaaacggacgtcgatGCACGAAcattgtcttgagtatgtaaagcatcgacaataataatacataataggAACATAAAGGGATAACATATAATAAAGGAACTGTCCATTCCTCATAATACCTCTTTAACAATCGTCGCACGTACTTACCTCTTTATTCCTCTAAGGATACACTTCTTACATCCACATACTTGCATACGCAATAATTTACAATGCAGTACAACCCCGTACCGgaccatataggctcggtatcatcctTAACATTGTTATACGTCGCATAAGCATATCATGACCTTAGCATAATTAATCATAACCATagcatcatcttgcattcatcataacacacacatacatatcatagtaccgTATTTGCTTATACACATTTAAAtgttatccgtattcggccacgtagtggctcgacaatatccttattcggccacgtagtggctcgacaatatccgtattcggccacttagtggctcgacaatattACATATATGtcttccgtacccggccataacgaggctcggtatatctcatcatcatcacatacatctcataagcttaGCGTAATTTTTCGTAAAGCATGTATTGGATTAAGGACAATCtattgaaaataatatcattttCATGGCATGAACTTCATAACAAATACCGTATACTTACTATTtctattcatctcataggcatatcatggctttatcataattttctcatcatagtatgctcattataattcatcataatgcatgcatgggacTCATGGAcaattatactttatcggggtgacgtaaggtcgtgaacccccgattacattatggagcattcatgaacattccacctcaccttgaaggaattagcacataaggtgagtgcatacaataatcaacatcaatgaactatggatagcttcattagacttagtttatcatcatcaatatcgtACTCAtcgcatatctcttatctcatatggcttattcatgaacaaggactcatagtttttCTTGATgataggaaattcataaaggaagaggaaaatcatgccataagattcatgccttagaaagagaggactagccttacatacctttgtcatttaactattctattgcttgctcgttctcctttaatgcactcgtttataccttcaagagaattcatatcgacattagctaacaatcataagaacgtacttactaaagctagagaaaattgggcaacatttcctttgtttatacttcTTCCTCCATATTCTGTATCTCTTCTCAAACATTCATAACGataatcacaatatcataaacaataagcatcattcaattgcattgcccacatttcacaacttcactccaaattcttcataatcatgaccaaagttcactacCGCGTCCTTTCGCATATAATACTTatctcatgttctaaatgtcatttataacgtatttataatctccacatatccattttcatgattcattccaactactactcaacaatagcactattcacacatttatgacccattttccatattcttgtacaatccaagtgtttcaacttatcaatacttcaaacataatGAAAAGACCAtgaaacataccttagataatgttagaataagtcttgagtggaatactctCCTTGCACCCAAAATCCTAGTttacttctcttgggatttcttgacttagatgactttgatGTGCTTCACAATCTTAAttcttgttgggttgatgaagttgatcatcaactTTCCTTGATTTCTaatggatgaagtgtatggaaccttctagaggtcttgagagagatggagaagtgtgtggaatgaaataaatgaagttgggatcatatttataaacttggaacatttcagcccgtcgggagttccacggactgttccacggtccgtggaaccttgtgttggccgtggttctggtcatggttcacgaccagccagttGACATTTCTGCTggtagttccacggacccatccacggtccatGGAACATGGTGCTGTTcatggaacatggtcgtggaactcacagttccaccgaagttgttcccgtcgtctcgtttgatctccaatccttatggaaccttcttagcacttgtttatcacttcattggaaatctaagggacattataactcttcctcaaattatcattaagtcatcattaactcgatactcgtaacttttcccgacacacaacttataactcgctttccttaacaactttctctccTTAACCCGAatgcctttggaaatcttaattaggaccatcaaatactatttcttacttatccaaacctcgtatacatcatgcccttcattagtccATTCCTTTGTatgctaagggaaaatttcccAGGTGTAACAAATGATTAATCATTCGGCGTGCCTTTACATaagatattatttttccttGAGTCACAGGAGTCATGCCTTTCCACACAAAAGGTTCTCCAGGAAAATTAAAACGTATAAGCTTAGCATAGAAATCAACCGATGCATAACATGATACCAactaatccatgcccataatcacatcgaaagcGGACATCGGTAACACACATAGATGATCTACGGTGTCCCTGCCCTGAACAGATATcacacaatctctataaactctATCAACTAATATACTCTCTTTGGGGTTTCTACCACATATGGCACATTAATAGACTCAACTCCCCGTTCTAAGAATATAGCAAAAGAAGGAGATACATACGAATACGTAGAATCGGGATCAATAAGAGCATATGCACCATGAGAACCTATAGTAATAATACCTATGACAACTGCATTAGATGCCTCGACATCCTGTCTGGTCATAGCAAAGAATCTCGGCGGTCCACCCCCTCCCTGAGCAACCTGTGCACCCTGTCGTCCCTGTCCACGAGCACCCTGTGGAGCGGTCCTAGCTGGCTGAATCTGACCCTGTGTAGCTGTAGTAGTTCCCTGCGGCTGTGTAGTAGCTCGACTAGCACCAGAATTTCCTTTAGGACAGTATTTAGCAATATGCCCCTTTTcaccacaagtaaaacaagcccCATCTACCCCAAAGCAACGACCACTGTGATTTCTACCACAGTTAGAACACCTCGGATGATAACCTGACTGATATGAGCTATTACCCTTCCTCTGCATCTGCTGCTGGCCCTGTCTAGCTGAATAACCACTAGAAGACTGTACCACTGATTCTGACTGAGTAGATCTGGACTGCCCACGATAAAAACCACTCTTGCCCCCAGATGGAGCACCACTAAACCCACCTGTGTTACGTGGCTTTTTGCTTTCACGCTCAACTTTGTCCATTTCTAGATAGGACTCGTAACGGAGAGCAGTGTCAACTACATCTGAATAGGTACCATATCACACATCTCGTACCACAGGACCACGATAGCGATGCTCAAGTCCATCCACAAATCGTCTCACCTTCTCTCTCGGATCCTCTACCAAATAAGGTACATACCTGGATAAATCTGTAAACTTGGCCTCATATTCTGTAACGGTCATAGTTCCCTGCCGCAGATTATTGAACTGACGTCTCATGTCATCTTGCTTGCTTAATGGAATAAACCTGTCCTTAAACAGCGCTAAAATTTTTGACCAAGTAATAAGTGGTAACCCTGCTTGTCTACCTCTCTGAATCGAAATCCACCAAGACTCTACAGACCCTGAGAATAAGAAAGTGGCAAATTCCACACCACGAGTCTCCTTCAGCCCCAACGTAGTCAATATCTTTTCACAACGATCAATGAACTTCTGAGGTTCAatagaagttggtgaagcatCAAACTCTGGTGGCTTAAGATCTATGAAATTCTTAAACTCCTTGGATTGCCCTGCAGACGGGACAACCTGTTGAGGGGCCAACTGAGGTGTCTGATTAGCTGCAACATTCAACTGAACTTGAGCTTGTGCTTGTGAAGTAGCCTGAGGACCTAGAATTCCACCATGATTAGGCGCCAATGCCTCCAACACATTCAATAATCTGGTCACCACATCTGTGGGCATAGCAATAGTAGGGGCAGCAGCTGGTGCCGGTGGAGTGTTCTGAACCACTTGTTCCTGCACTTGCTCTGACACAACTCGGGGCTGACCCCCATTCACAACTTCAGGCTGAGGAGTGGCCTGAGTCCTAGTCTGAGCTCTAGTCTGATGAGCACTAGCTTGTAAACCACCGCGGGTAGCACCCTGTCCAGCACCACATTTAGCAGATGAAGATGCGCGTTTCTTAGCCATCTGCGAAATAAATATTACAAGGTTAAACTTGATTCAACTCACGCACGAACaaggaatgaaagaagggaaaacTTCCTAGATGTCCAGTAGCCTCAAGGTCATAAGTATGGGCGCCTACATACCCatgaacaagactctactaaacactGCTCCATGACCCGGGACTTAAagcctaggctctgataccaactttgtcacgtcccaaaatacccgctagacgtgattggcacccagcaAACACCACCCGCCAGGCGAACCATATATCATACTCTTAATCATTTACAAAagcactaaaagaaaataagtgcaggTCCAACAacattattaatgataaaaatgtgAAATAGTTGCCAACCAAATCCATAATCGATTTATGAAAACCAACCAACGCTAAGATAAAAAGAATCTCTAGCCCACATCCAAGAGTTACATGAGTTTGAGTGTCGGGCAtgtaaaccaaaaataaaagaaataactagaAATAAACTAGATAAAGCTAAAATGGTTGCCTCcacgaacaatgcggtggctcACTTCAGCAATAGAATCCACCCACGAAGTCTTCAATTACCAGCCTCGTTCTCAACGACAGTAGCTGCATGGACATGCAGGTAAGGAGtgagttatacataaatataacccAGTAAGATCCTCGACCCGCCACTTCACATACCCCTGGaacaagtgttagaaaatacaaacacacaacaagcacaaaaatattatgcacatgaatatatcattatataatagCAACCAAGGTCCAAacaactatttatcaaatatattatatatctcaacacAATTTACACTACGAACCGTCATAAGTGGCAGTTAAAGAATTAGTCAACACTGTGAATCTACAGCAACATACACAATGTGGTAAATGTGTtaggaagcatacacaatgcaaagggaagcatacacaatgacctaatatcatcaagaagcatacacaatgctaagggaagcatacacaatgcctcAATATAATCAAGatgcatacacaatgctaaggaaagcatacacaatgccccaatatcatgGCTCACGActatatcacatcacaaaataatttataaagagagttttggattatttgaaaataaagtatatgcgGTTGGCCTTAAGGACCACCGATTCTGCCAAGCACACGCTCGCCCCAACACATGGACTAGGTagacaaaacatattttttaaaacgggTTTTGAAAAGCACGTacccaaagcttaaagtctcacttacCTCAAATTTACAATTCAAGCACACTTCCCAATAAATCAAAACTGCGTTCTCGAGTCTCCGGATTGCCTCAAACTACCCAAAAACAGATTTAGAATGGTAAAAACCCTTAAGGTAAACCACTTCTATACTTTTAGAGGCTTAAACggttaaagtcaaattttaaaggacGAAAACGCCCTCTGATCAATGTGTTCAAAACCTGACAAGACGTATCTTTTCGGAAAGGCCTTAACGAGAGGATTCCAACGATATATAGAAGTTTAAAATCCGACGCTATTTTGCCCTTTCAAACCAATGATTTTTGTTGAAGAACCCTAGAGCTaaactttctcaattcctcAAAATATCCCCATGTTTTCACCATAAAGATTCACACataattatgtaataaacttaaataaaagattagagtcattaccttgatgatttggatgaaatttcttgtttttatcctctcttttcctttctttttctccctttcttttcctttgtcccctttggttttttttctccttcagtTGGCAcgtttccccttttttttgtcTTTCAGCAATTTAGTGATTCACGTCTGATGGCTTAGCCATCAGAATTTTAAagcccccccttttttttccttttccttttcctttttgggcttggcccactaaattgcttctttttctattttctctttaattctaattatgaatttcttttcttttaaattccttTTAGCTAAAATTACCAACTAAACCCTTATTTAAAAATTGGATTATTACATGCCACATGGCATCAAGTGTTATGGGTGAGTCATAAAGCACATAAAGTGCATGGTGACACGCTTAAGGCCAAGGAAGTGAATTCCTTTTGCATTTATAAGTGTTGCACATTACTTTCTACTTTAAGAATTTCCATTTTTAGATTGCTTCCATTTTTACTTCTTAAGAAAAACATACCAGCACCCCTAAATTAAACCATTCTCTTTGAGCTCATCATTTTGTTCCTTAAGGAAAGAAGCAATAACGATACATTGCTCCCTTTATTTTTAGAAACCTACTttcttctcttcatctttttaaCACATAGAGATTAATATTATAGTAAAAAGGGTGAAAC comes from Lycium ferocissimum isolate CSIRO_LF1 unplaced genomic scaffold, AGI_CSIRO_Lferr_CH_V1 ctg9248, whole genome shotgun sequence and encodes:
- the LOC132046065 gene encoding uncharacterized protein LOC132046065 isoform X1, with the protein product MAKKRASSSAKCGAGQGATRGGLQASAHQTRAQTRTQATPQPEVVNGGQPRVVSEQVQEQVVQNTPPAPAAAPTIAMPTDVVTRLLNVLEALAPNHGGILGPQATSQAQAQVQLNVAANQTPQLAPQQVVPSAGQSKEFKNFIDLKPPEFDASPTSIEPQKFIDRCEKILTTLGLKETRGVEFATFLFSGSVESWWISIQRGRQAGLPLITWSKILALFKDRFIPLSKQDDMRRQFNNLRQGTMTVTEYEAKFTDLSRYVPYLVEDPREKVRRFVDGLEHRYRGPVVRDV
- the LOC132046065 gene encoding cold shock protein 1-like isoform X2 produces the protein MDKVERESKKPRNTGGFSGAPSGGKSGFYRGQSRSTQSESVVQSSSGYSARQGQQQMQRKGNSSYQSGYHPRCSNCGRNHSGRCFGVDGACFTCGEKGHIAKYCPKGNSGASRATTQPQGTTTATQGQIQPARTAPQGARGQGRQGAQVAQGGGGPPRFFAMTRQDVEASNAVVIDIVVENEAGN